The Sporosarcina ureae genome includes a region encoding these proteins:
- a CDS encoding methyl-accepting chemotaxis protein, with amino-acid sequence MIQNTQHPVTDALVVQAMEDHLAIIRFDMNRRIAYVNKNFAHTIGYEPEEMLGMKHEKLCFENFLESNAYEKQWQNFSKGISYQGKIERKSKDGSAVWLEATYMPVFDDKHRKVIGVTKIATDITERQNSIVEVVNEMHKMAEDLTQQANAGMNRSTELLNMIERIAVVSEKNTSSLQRLEVHSQDIQGIVTTIRAIASQTNLLALNAAIEAARAGEFGRGFDVVAKEVRKLSGNVQDSIVEVRKGIETITEDIGVISQGTSLAQQNIVQCQNEIEIAMNDFRSIASSAADLESQSQEVGRII; translated from the coding sequence ATGATACAAAATACTCAACATCCAGTAACCGATGCATTAGTCGTGCAAGCAATGGAAGATCACTTGGCCATCATTCGTTTTGATATGAATCGTCGTATTGCCTATGTAAATAAAAACTTTGCACATACGATCGGCTACGAGCCGGAAGAAATGCTTGGAATGAAGCATGAAAAACTTTGTTTCGAGAATTTTCTTGAAAGTAATGCATATGAAAAGCAATGGCAGAATTTCAGTAAGGGGATTAGCTATCAAGGGAAAATTGAACGTAAATCTAAAGATGGTTCCGCGGTGTGGCTCGAAGCGACATATATGCCGGTTTTTGATGACAAGCATAGAAAAGTGATCGGTGTCACAAAAATCGCAACTGACATTACAGAACGACAAAATTCTATTGTCGAAGTCGTCAATGAGATGCACAAAATGGCAGAAGACCTTACGCAACAAGCCAATGCTGGAATGAATCGAAGTACGGAATTGCTGAATATGATCGAACGGATAGCCGTTGTCTCAGAAAAGAATACTAGTTCATTACAACGTTTAGAAGTTCATTCCCAAGATATTCAAGGCATCGTCACGACTATACGCGCGATTGCCAGCCAGACGAATTTATTGGCGTTAAACGCAGCAATTGAAGCAGCACGAGCTGGAGAATTCGGACGCGGATTTGACGTAGTAGCAAAAGAGGTTCGGAAACTTTCAGGAAATGTACAGGATTCCATCGTTGAAGTGCGTAAAGGCATTGAAACGATCACAGAGGATATTGGTGTGATTTCACAAGGTACTTCGTTAGCGCAGCAGAACATCGTGCAGTGTCAGAATGAAATTGAAATTGCGATGAATGACTTCCGCTCGATTGCCTCGTCAGCTGCAGACTTGGAAAGCCAGTCGCAGGAAGTGGGACGGATTATCTAA
- a CDS encoding ABC-F family ATP-binding cassette domain-containing protein, protein MSHLVVEKLTKTVGEKTLFKDVGFNLKSGDKIGLIGINGTGKSTLLSIISGQGSADTVTMDHPNKFRVAYLPQEPIVNPDLTVMEAVFESDAPVIRTNLNYEHALQLLTEDSSNEEYQERYSFYQNEMDSTGGWDLNALARTILMKLGIETFDKKMGELSGGQLKRVALAKVLIEPADLLLLDEPTNHLDVASIQWLQDFLQNVQGAVLFVTHDRYFLDQVATHIYELADQTLYSHTGNYADYLESKALREEMSAASDQKDRNRYRSELKWIRRGAKARSTKQKARIDRFDELQAKVKHTDESLDFEMDLQTTRLGKKVLEINNITKRFDDKVILNGFSAILQAKERIAIIGPNGVGKTTLLQMLDGTTKPDTGEVDTGSTVKIAHFHQHLPPMNENQRIIEYIRETSNDIESGDGERLSATQMLERFLFPSSAHGTPIGKLSGGERKRLYLLKLLMEQPNVLLLDEPTNDLDLETLSVLESFIDTFAGVVVTISHDRFFLDRISRKLWILDGSGEIDVRLGLYSDYLDEKNTKDVKPQAKVSVVAPAPEVKAPKKKMTYAEKIQWQTIETDIERMEEKIAETEQKMTATGSDYDQLRQLDEELVSLNQQYEELVERWSYLQELAD, encoded by the coding sequence ATGAGTCATTTAGTGGTAGAAAAGTTAACAAAAACAGTTGGAGAAAAAACACTTTTTAAAGACGTAGGATTTAATTTGAAAAGTGGAGATAAGATTGGTTTGATCGGGATTAATGGCACGGGAAAGTCTACGTTACTATCCATCATTTCGGGACAGGGAAGTGCGGATACGGTGACAATGGATCATCCGAATAAGTTCCGTGTCGCCTATTTGCCTCAAGAACCGATTGTCAATCCGGACTTAACCGTGATGGAAGCAGTATTCGAAAGTGATGCGCCTGTCATTCGGACAAATCTTAATTATGAACATGCGTTGCAACTACTTACCGAAGATTCTTCGAACGAAGAGTATCAGGAGCGTTACTCATTCTATCAAAATGAAATGGATTCAACGGGTGGCTGGGATTTGAATGCCTTGGCACGTACTATATTAATGAAGCTAGGAATTGAGACATTCGATAAGAAAATGGGCGAATTATCAGGTGGCCAACTGAAACGTGTGGCTCTCGCTAAAGTATTAATCGAACCAGCGGATTTATTATTACTAGACGAGCCGACGAACCATCTAGATGTGGCATCGATTCAGTGGTTGCAAGACTTCTTGCAAAATGTTCAAGGAGCAGTATTATTCGTTACACACGATCGCTATTTCTTGGATCAAGTTGCTACACATATTTACGAGTTAGCGGATCAAACACTTTATTCGCATACCGGAAATTACGCAGATTATTTGGAGTCAAAAGCACTGCGTGAAGAGATGTCAGCTGCTTCGGATCAAAAAGATCGTAATCGCTACCGCAGCGAATTAAAATGGATTCGTCGCGGTGCTAAAGCGCGTTCGACGAAACAGAAAGCACGAATTGATCGCTTTGATGAACTTCAAGCGAAAGTGAAGCATACCGATGAGTCATTGGACTTTGAAATGGATTTACAAACGACACGTCTTGGTAAAAAAGTGTTGGAAATCAACAATATTACGAAAAGATTTGACGATAAAGTTATATTGAACGGTTTTTCTGCTATTCTACAAGCGAAAGAACGTATTGCAATTATTGGACCGAATGGTGTAGGAAAGACGACACTACTTCAAATGCTAGATGGTACAACTAAGCCGGACACCGGTGAAGTCGATACAGGCTCTACCGTAAAGATTGCTCATTTTCATCAACATTTGCCACCAATGAATGAAAACCAGCGTATTATCGAGTATATTCGTGAGACGTCCAATGATATTGAATCAGGAGACGGCGAGCGATTATCTGCAACGCAAATGTTGGAAAGATTCTTATTCCCTTCGTCTGCACACGGAACGCCAATCGGTAAATTATCAGGTGGGGAACGTAAACGTCTCTATCTATTGAAGCTATTAATGGAACAACCGAACGTTTTGCTGCTGGATGAGCCCACGAATGACTTGGATCTCGAAACACTTTCCGTTTTGGAGTCGTTCATTGATACGTTCGCTGGAGTCGTCGTTACGATTTCCCACGACCGTTTCTTCTTGGATCGAATTTCACGTAAGCTGTGGATTCTAGACGGCTCAGGTGAAATCGACGTACGGCTTGGTTTGTATTCGGATTACCTTGATGAAAAGAATACAAAAGACGTAAAACCACAAGCAAAAGTGTCGGTTGTGGCTCCGGCTCCAGAAGTTAAAGCACCTAAAAAGAAAATGACGTACGCTGAAAAAATTCAATGGCAAACGATTGAAACAGATATAGAACGAATGGAAGAAAAAATAGCGGAAACAGAACAAAAAATGACGGCTACAGGCTCAGACTACGATCAGCTTCGCCAACTGGATGAAGAGCTAGTATCGCTAAATCAACAATATGAAGAACTGGTCGAGCGTTGGTCTTATTTGCAAGAATTAGCTGATTAA
- a CDS encoding virulence factor — MKIKSIEPTPSPNSMKIILDTPLPDGTSHNYKKKDEAQAPEPIRSLLAIQGVKGIYHVLDFMAVERIGNVAWESILGEVRSILNEEGETTTQAEEQKIDEHFGEVYVHVQTYKEVPLQVKVFNSDEEARFALSERFVQAMETVHHSEVENYILLRKWADYGIRYGELQEVGEQVVLELEAAYPEARLRELVEKAEKAEEETKDRGQKVTVSEFVVPEWETRFRLLDQMPDPDESDYPVLMMALKDEKMSIRRLATVYLGMIEEESVIPYIEKALLDKSWAVRRTAADCMSDLGYVGFEPAAIRLLQDKNKLVRWRAAMFLYESGTEQALPALHEAENDNEFEVKLQVRMAIARIEEGEEAKGSIWRQMTERTK, encoded by the coding sequence TTGAAAATCAAATCGATTGAACCGACACCAAGTCCGAATTCTATGAAGATTATACTGGATACACCATTACCTGATGGAACAAGCCATAACTATAAAAAGAAAGATGAAGCGCAAGCACCTGAGCCAATCCGTTCTCTTTTAGCTATACAAGGGGTTAAAGGGATTTATCATGTACTCGACTTTATGGCAGTGGAAAGAATCGGAAATGTGGCGTGGGAATCTATACTTGGAGAAGTACGCTCTATATTGAATGAAGAAGGCGAAACGACAACACAAGCCGAGGAGCAAAAGATAGACGAGCACTTCGGTGAGGTCTATGTTCATGTCCAGACGTATAAAGAGGTCCCGTTGCAAGTGAAAGTGTTCAATAGTGATGAGGAAGCTCGGTTTGCGCTAAGTGAACGTTTCGTTCAAGCAATGGAGACGGTTCATCATTCCGAAGTGGAGAATTATATTTTACTTCGGAAATGGGCAGATTATGGGATCCGTTACGGTGAGTTGCAAGAGGTCGGTGAACAAGTCGTTTTAGAACTTGAAGCGGCATATCCTGAAGCGCGTTTGCGCGAGCTCGTCGAAAAAGCGGAGAAGGCTGAAGAAGAAACGAAAGATCGGGGACAAAAAGTAACCGTATCGGAATTTGTCGTTCCAGAATGGGAAACACGTTTCCGATTGCTTGATCAAATGCCGGATCCGGACGAGTCGGACTATCCAGTATTGATGATGGCACTGAAAGACGAGAAAATGTCGATTCGTAGACTCGCTACCGTGTATCTCGGTATGATAGAAGAAGAATCAGTCATTCCGTATATCGAAAAGGCCTTACTAGATAAAAGCTGGGCGGTCCGTCGTACGGCTGCCGATTGCATGAGTGACCTTGGATATGTTGGTTTTGAACCTGCAGCGATCCGTCTATTACAAGATAAAAACAAGTTAGTACGTTGGCGTGCAGCCATGTTCCTCTATGAATCCGGAACGGAACAAGCATTACCTGCACTGCACGAAGCAGAAAACGATAATGAATTTGAAGTGAAACTGCAAGTGCGGATGGCAATCGCCAGAATTGAAGAAGGCGAAGAGGCAAAAGGTTCAATCTGGCGTCAAATGACGGAAAGAACTAAATAA